The genomic stretch TTGACACCTGCGGCTAACCGTCTATCTGAGCTGCTTGGCAAACCGGTTGCTAAAGCAGACGAAGCTATTGGAGATGCAGTAAAAGCAGAGATCGAAAAAATGAACAACGGCGATGTTCTTGTACTTGAAAACGTCCGTTTCTACCCTGGAGAAGAGAAAAATGATCCAGAACTAGCAAAACAATTTGCTGATCTGGCTGACCTTTTCGTAAATGATGCATTTGGTGCTGCTCACCGTGCTCATGCATCGACAGAAGGTATTGCTCATCATCTTCCAGCCGTTTCGGGTCTTTTGATGGAGAAAGAACTTGATGTTCTCGGTAAAGCTCTAACTACGCCAGAACGTCCTTTCACTGCAATCATTGGTGGATCGAAAGTGAAAGACAAAATCGATGTTATTGATAACCTGCTTAATATTGCAGACAACGTACTCATCGGTGGAGGTCTTACTTATACGTTCTTCAAAGCACAAGGCTACGAAATCGGTAAGTCTTTGCTGGATGATTCCAAACTAGACGTAGCTCTTGGATTTATCGAAAAAGCGAAGAAACTGGGTAAAAACTTCCTTCTTCCTGAAGATATCGTAATCACGAAGGAATTTAGCGCGGATGCAGAAACGAGAGTAGTTAATATCGATGAAATTCCAGCAGATTGGGAAGGTATTGATATTGGACCGAAAACTCGTGCGAAATATGCAGAAGTTATTAAAAATTCCAAACTGGTTGTATGGAACGGACCAATGGGTGTTTTTGAAATCGAGCCATTCTCTCACGGTACTCGTGAAGTAGCAGAAGCTTGTGCATCAACAGAAGGATACACAATCATTGGTGGAGGAGATTCTGCAGCAGCAGCTGAGAAATTCCATCTTGCTGAGAAAATGAACCACATCTCAACTGGTGGCGGTGCTTCCCTCGAATTTATGGAAGGTAAAGAGCTTCCTGGTGTTGTGGCATTGAACGATAAATAAAAAATAATTTTGGATAAAAAGGAGGAGCGTACGATATGAGTAGAACTCCGATCATCGCAGGTAACTGGAAGATGTTCAAAACCGTACCTGAATCCACTTCGTTTATTGAAGCGGTAAAAGGGCAAGCTGAAGTAGAAGGGGTAGAAAGTGTAATTTGTGCTCCATTCACTAATCTTCCAGCTTTGGTTGAAGCAGTAAAAGGAACAAACATTAAAATTGGTGCTCAAAACCTTCATTTCGAAGATAATGGTGCATTCACTGGTGAAATCAGCGGCGTTATGCTGAAAGATCTGGGTGTAGATTACGTTGTAATTGGACACTCTGAGCGTCGTCAGTATTTTAACGAAACGGATAAAACAGTAAACAAAAAAGTTCATGCTGCATTCCGTCATGGTCTTACTCCAATTGTATGTGTGGGTGAGAAACTGGAAGAGCGTGAAGCGGACCAAACGAAAGACGTTTGTAAAGTGCAAACAGAAGCTGCATTTGCTGGACTAGCTGCTGATCAAGCAGCAAAAGTTGTAGTAGCTTATGAGCCGATCTGGGCAATTGGAACAGGTAAATCTTCCACATCCCAAGATGCAAACGAAGTTATTTCATACATTCGCGGCGTGATTAAAGATCTATACAATGAAGAGGTTGCAAACGCAGTTCGTATTCAATACGGCGGCAGTGTGAAACCTGAGAACGTTGCCGAGTATCTCGGTCAAAGCGATATCGACGGAGCACTTGTTGGCGGAGCAAGCCTTCAACCAGAATCCTACATCGCGCTCGTTCAGGGGGCGAAGTAAGATGACTGCACCAAAACCAGTAGCACTGATCATTATGGACGGTTTCGGACTTCGAAACACCGATGTAGGTAACGCGGTAGCTCAAGCCAAAAAACCAAACTACGATCGCTATAT from Paenibacillus polygoni encodes the following:
- the tpiA gene encoding triose-phosphate isomerase, with amino-acid sequence MSRTPIIAGNWKMFKTVPESTSFIEAVKGQAEVEGVESVICAPFTNLPALVEAVKGTNIKIGAQNLHFEDNGAFTGEISGVMLKDLGVDYVVIGHSERRQYFNETDKTVNKKVHAAFRHGLTPIVCVGEKLEEREADQTKDVCKVQTEAAFAGLAADQAAKVVVAYEPIWAIGTGKSSTSQDANEVISYIRGVIKDLYNEEVANAVRIQYGGSVKPENVAEYLGQSDIDGALVGGASLQPESYIALVQGAK
- a CDS encoding phosphoglycerate kinase, producing the protein MNKKSVRDVEVTGKRVFVRVDFNVPLEDGKITDDTRIRETLPTIKYLVEKGAKVILASHMGRPKGEFVDSLRLTPAANRLSELLGKPVAKADEAIGDAVKAEIEKMNNGDVLVLENVRFYPGEEKNDPELAKQFADLADLFVNDAFGAAHRAHASTEGIAHHLPAVSGLLMEKELDVLGKALTTPERPFTAIIGGSKVKDKIDVIDNLLNIADNVLIGGGLTYTFFKAQGYEIGKSLLDDSKLDVALGFIEKAKKLGKNFLLPEDIVITKEFSADAETRVVNIDEIPADWEGIDIGPKTRAKYAEVIKNSKLVVWNGPMGVFEIEPFSHGTREVAEACASTEGYTIIGGGDSAAAAEKFHLAEKMNHISTGGGASLEFMEGKELPGVVALNDK